The Gossypium hirsutum isolate 1008001.06 chromosome A03, Gossypium_hirsutum_v2.1, whole genome shotgun sequence genome contains the following window.
GGCGGAGTGAATTGTAAGTAGAAACATAAATGTATTAGCTTAAATTTACAATGCTGTGGACTGAAACTAAGTCAAATGATGTTCATTGTATGTTTAACCTTAATCTTAAATAAGAATATGGTTGCACATTTAtaacttgtatactttgatgtaccATAGACCAATAAGTATCATCCAAGTTGTAACACCAcaaaattttctataaaatacATGATATTATTTGTGCTCAGATATAGTgaattagcaaaaaaaaaaaagaaagaaaaattgaaatatgaGTCCGACAAAGAATTTTTATGAAAGGAAAATTTGTATTAGAGATGGAAATCAAAGAAACGTGTGGATGAGAAAATGagacaaaaagaactaaattgctaTCGtgataagtatttttttttaacattaatctcattataggttcttattATATTTGCTATTTTTGATACATATCTAGAACTATTTATAGCCCCTCCCCaacctttaaataggaggataatgcacttcagcgtACTTGAACCTACATCCTCTTACACTGACAACAATGCCAATActaatcgaactaaaactcaataggtatatatttgatatttaaattttacaagTTGTGGTTTTATGTCACTTACAATCAATTGGTATATTTGGTTCTTATTGACATATGGGAAGCCATGTAATGTTTTGTTTAATCTTTTGCTATATGAATTgatgtaattaaattatgttttgataCAATTCATTTACACACGGTCAAATTATGAGTTAGTATGTTGTTAAACATCACTTTTTTATGTTATAATCTTGTTTTGGCACTGATATATCTTGGATAACATGTTTGATACAATATTTAAAAGTGTGTTTAAAACATGTTTGAATAATCTAAATGGtcaaaaatcttaatttttgagATCACAATTGGAATTTAATATCCAAGTATCGATATGTATAATACTTTAGCCCCAAAATTACAATTCAATAAAATCAGtaatcaaaattttgaaacaatgcAGCCTTGTAGCGGTACAAAGTCTCAAGGTTTTTGGTACATATCCCAATGTATTAGTACTTAAGACTTTCAATGTTTTGATGCAAGGTGTCCCTAGAGCTcactatttgaatttttattactTATATCGATACTTTTAACCCTAGATATCGATATATAgctctttatttatatatttttggccTAGATTATTATTTTAAAGCCTGTTcaagttttattttcatctaaggtATTTTCGTATCATTTATAGTAGttgttatatatgttataattttaaaatcgaTGAATATTTGATTAGTTTTGTTTGGGCTGCTTCAGCAGCTAATATGATGTTTTATATCCAGTGGTACTACAAAAGTAAACTTTTattgaagaaaaattaaattaaattttaattttatgaatttatcaTTTGATTTAATGAAGGggttacatgattttttttaaaaaaaatattttaaatttgtaaaaaaataatttaatcattataattatttaataaatatatattcaaagtgtaagaaataaatctaaaattatataataaaaaattaaagtcaaTCACAAACAACACATTCTAATATATTACTTAGTATGTTTTAATTTGAATGGAGCGATGATTGAAGTTTTTACTAAACATTTATTTGCTACGAGGTCAAACTGTGTTACTTTTAtccttaatataatataaaaaaatatttttattttaaaactggAAACTAAAATTAAAGATATGATGTTAAATGAATGCTGTGAAAAGACTTATTCACAAAAAAACCATTTATACCATTTCAAATGGAGTAgtaaaaattatttgataagtttaataatattcataaaaaaaaatttgatttgtcgtatttagaaaattcaaaattaaatatatatatatatatatgtgaattgttaTACGTTGTCATGTTTAAAAGTTTAACATGTTAGTAaggtcaaaataataaattaacaaaaaaaagtaaacaaagaGACTAAATTTAACATTACACATAAAATTATATGGTTGAATAGATAGGAGAATGGTTTTGATAGGAATGTAGTAATGTATGTCCCAATTAgtaattttagaaaaagaaaaattggatAGCATTAGataaaaatatccaaaaataaAGACTTGGGGAAACTAATGTTTGTAACATCCGGCATGGAAAGAGAACACAAATGCTACCGTTCCCCTTATTTACATGGGATTAAAAAAATTGTTCCCTCACTACAACGGATATAAAAATGGCAATTTTTAGTTTAGGTTTGTGTTCCTCTTAATTTTAACtcttcaaattataaataaaatccaACGCCCTCAATTGATTTTGTGGTTTTTACTACCTCTTACCACCGGATTTCTTAGCCACTGCAACTGGGGGAAGTGTATCCTCCTCATCATCAGAGTCCACATCTCCGTACTCCCAAATTCCCCGCCGAGCAGTTTTCGCCTCCTTCTGGTACTTCTCCAGTTCATCAAGCATTGCTTTTCTCTCCTTTGCTTCAAATCTCTTCCTTTTCTCCAACCTAGCAAGTCCCTCCTGAAATAAACACCATGGACACTAATCATAAGCTTTCCATGATATTATAACACAATAATTCAAGGGGTATTATTGCTCAAACCTGCAACATTGCTTCATTAATACTTTGCTCTGACTCCTCAGCACGCAGTGTTACTATGAGAACTGTACCAGTTCCTTGTCCCTTCACTTTTCCGCCAGAAGTATTCCTTTCCTCTACAGTAGCTGTAAACTGCAGTGAACTGCCTAGTGTCTGCTCGCTCAAAAACTGGGCAGCCTCAGTACCAAATTCATCATCAAGCACTGGAACTTTAAGAAATGCAAGACTGCATAACTGGGCAAGCCCAGGAGTAGCTGATACTGAAGGATCAAGTGGTCGTAATTGACCGTATGGGACCTCTTCTTGATTCCCGTAATCAACATAAAACACTTCAAACTTGTCCTTCGGAGATTGAATTCCTCCTCGAGGTGCATTTACAATCTTCACAACTCAAACCAAGGatgcattcataaataaattagtgaaagGTGAAACACTACATGAATGAAATGCCATACAAAGATGATGCTTAACAGGCCCCAACACAAAAAATATAACCATAGTTCCAATTATCTAGTGAAAAAGACTGTTGCCACAAGACACCAATATTATATGCGCACATAGATAAAGCTTATAAGGATTCAAAATCAAGTACATGGAACTAACCAGTGCACGATTCCAGGAATTATCCATACTAAACTGAGCAAGGACAATGTCACCCTTCCTGGGATTAAAAGCCCCAATCACAGGAGCTTCTTGAATGCTTAAAGATGCCAGGTGTTTCTGAATTGATGAGAATCTCTGATCTCCCACTGTCTGGacataaaattttccaccatcTACTACTTCTGTAACAACAACCTGAAAGTAGCAATGAAAGTTATTCACCAGTTCATGACATACTCAAATACAATTATTTAGTTGGGTTCCTAAAGCACCTTTAGcacttccttttgtttgttatCAACAACGGCTGGTCCGTTGGTAATTTCCTCTCCTTCCACATAGTTCTCCCAAATCTAGAAAGAAAAAGTTTAAAGATAAATATAGGCAATTCATTTAGCATTACCAAATGAACAATGGTGATAAAAGATGGCACTGCTTCTTACTTTTAGTTTCTGGTTCTTAGCAGATTGCTCAGCCTGTTCAAGAAGATGCGCATCGGCAATCCTGTCAGTACCAAATGAAGTTTGTAGCTTTGCCAGGCCTGCCTCAAGGAGTGTTACTGCCATATTGGTTCTAGACTCCCACAAAGACCCCAAAAATGTTCCAGTTCTATCGCAAGTTTCCACTTCAATCTATGTAGAAAAAATATTCATTTGTAAAAAGAATAACAAACTAAATGGCAGACGAGCAGTTCAAAGAGAGACCTATACCTCCACATCTCTCTGCATGATCTTTCGTCTCATCAGTGCTATGGCTTCTTCTGAATAAGGCTCATTACGACCAGGACATCTGACACCAGAAAATGAAAAGGCAATGCTACAAGTTTCCTTGGGGATCAACAACTTAAAACGATGACCGCTTAGGACATATTCTACAACAGCTGGAACCCTCTTGCCTCGATGCAAAAACGGCATGAATTCTTTGGCTCTCTTGGCCGATGCCTGCATGTAGGCAAGATAGTATATGAAAATTAGAATCCAGATAAGAAATGAAAATATGCcagcaagaaaataaataacataagGGATGGATTGCTGACTATTGTAAGGTCCATTATGTGCATGACTGGTGGATCTTTGGCAGAATGAATTCCTTTCTTCCCAGAAATAGCGCGTGATTCAGCAGCCAAAAGGGCATCATAATAGTTTGATCTTTCCTCAAAATCCCTATGTCTTATCACTGTGCCAAAGCCACGCCCAACCACCAACTCTGCAACATTCAAGCCAGGCTGCTGGTTACCAGTTCCGGATGGGACTGCTGCAGAAGCATCATCACCATCACCCTTAACAGGGGACATGAGGAAGACAGAGCCAAAATCCATTACCCTTGAATCTGCAGATGCAGGTGCAGCAGCTGCCACAGTTCCATCCGCCATGGTGACTTTCCTGGAATATTCCATTTGTACAGTCACCTGACAAAaagtattttgaaaaattataaataatggcTCCTAAATAGCATAGCACTaccaaaataagattttaaagaaaaaaaaatccgaGCCTGTCTTCCAATAAGGCGCGTTCTTAAAAACTCCTTTGCTTCCCGAGCATAAGGAGCTGGCTTTTCATCTCTACGAGGATTGCCCATTTTTGGACATCTAATGCTTGAAAGATTGACTCGGCGTTCTGCAAGAAGACTACCGTATGGGATAGAATCATCAGACACAATAATGCAGTCCCCACTAACAACCTCCACAACCTGTGAAAAATCCATACAATTATAACTAATTACGAAAACCAAGAACCTTATATTATTGTTACGATACAACATGAAAATTTAATGGCAAAAACTTTTGCTAGTACCTTTCCTATGAAGTTTTGATCATGGATTGCCATGGAGTTTGTGACTGGGGGTACATAGTTTGTCCAGATCCTCAACCGAGTCTTCTTGGCTTGAAGCTCTGCAGCCTTTAACCGTCGCTTGGCATCATCTTCCATCATATTAGCACTCCATTCAACATATTTTGCTAGACCCTTTGGTTGGAGAGGTAATGGTTAGGTTGAGAGAGGAGCAAGACAATATTCAGAATACATGAGCATAAGTTCAAGAAAAGAAAGACGTTTGATTAAAACATTAGTATGAAAAGAAgctttataagcaaataaaagatTTGGTTGATTATAGACCAAGGCTGGACATAACATAGCATTTAAAACTAGTTTAGCAATAATTCAATGTCCAAATAAAAGATTACTACAACCTAATAGTTCAGTCATAATTCAATGTTGGCATAATTGATAGGCTAGAATGCTGCAGAAAGaaatccaaaacatacattttccACAAGTTCCAAAGCGAGATCTTTTGCTGATTCGCCTTCCGGGTAATAAACTGATCCAATCAAATTGCTGAATTTGTCAACACCTTCAAGAACAATGCGTACCTGCAAAATCAACCTTGAATTTAGAGTAACTATACAAAATGCATGAACACAAGTCAATTTAAAGCATACATTCACTTACATCTCTATTCAGACAACGAACTTCTGTAAAATATTTAGCTTCTGGTGCAAAAGGATCAGGGGAAACTTCAGCAGAAGGTGCGGACGAGACAGTAAGCCGCTGTGCAGATGTTAAGTCAGCCTGTGGCTCATCAGCTGAAACATCTCCATTTTGTTTATCAGAGGTCAAATCTGTTTCAACAACAGTTTCTGTAACAGCCCTTCTACCCATGGAAGGGGCCTAAATTAACAgaaaaataagatattttaaaagacaaactcataaggtgaatggaatctttttaagaaaaatgtttaaaatgtgtacCTGGATACCAGCAACAAACACTTGCACAAACTGAAAATCAGGAAGCAAATACACTCGAACAGTACTACCATCACGAACCTGCTCAACTATAGCTTCCATTGACCTACCCTTGTTTTCAGCTAGAAGACCCATGGCATCTAAGTTACTAGGATCACCAACGGCAGATGGCGGCAAATTACGGATAGAAGCCTCTGCAGCACCAGGTACCTACAACCCACAATTATTATGATCACTTAGAAACTACTCTTTGCTAAATCACTAAGACATCCAGTGGTGGACTGAAGAGATAACCTTGCTCCATTGGCCCAGACCTTGTTGTTTGGCTTGTTCTTCAAGATGTAACAATTCAGCAACATATGGACTAACTTCCCCTTTCTGCTGCCCCTGCACCCTAACCTGTACAAACCTGGCTCAGTTGAAAACTAGAATAACCTTTCTCATGTATTATAACATACTGAAAAGAAAATTACCTTTGCCCAGCCTTCAGAGACAACCAACATTGCAACATTTTTGTCACCAAGATATACAGAGCCAAACTCCCGGGCAATGCTTGGTACTGAATATTCAACTCTGAAAATAACTTCCTAAGTGAAGAATAGATTGATTTAGGTCACTCTTATTCTAAACAGCCAATGTCCTCTATGATGACGACAACAACAACAACCAGAAAAATTCAAAAGTCGAAGCACCTTTCCTATGCAGAGCTTCCTCAAATATTCTCTGCTATTCCAAGCAAATGGCTCATCAACACCCCCTCTGCGGGCCTATTAATAAGATAAGACGAAAGAAACAAAAAGCTTCAATGGGAAGAACATGAACCGGATTCGCTTTTCTTAGGCCATTGCAGCTATACAAACTAACCAATTTAATTTATAGTTTAGAAGTGACTGTCATTCAACAAAATCATTATCCAAACAAGTAAATCATTAAACTCAATAGCATCAAAGTCAAAAGGAAAAGCATATCCAATTGAGGTTTACCAGTCTAGGAGAAATGAGAGATGCCAAAGTAATGGTTTTCTCAGGTGGTGGTCCAGGCCTGTTACTGGACAAGGCCATTACTACCAAGCAATCACCCGATTGAACTGCTTTGACTTTCCCTTTGTACCATCCCGTGCCCCCACCAGTTGATGCCGCCATTCTCAATAGCTAAAGATCTACCATAAAAAATAACGAAACACTTCACTTCAACATCATTATCTCAATCAACAACCAAAAAACGTTATTAGCATTCTAAAtaacaaaattcaattttttttaaaacaaaaagaaccCAGATCCGAATTCATTGCAACTTCAAAACAACCAACAATTGAAATATTGATAACAGAAATAGTTTAAAACGCCCTTTGATCAAATCAAACAACAGCTagaaaacaaaaatgaagagACAAAATTGATCATAAGTTTGCGCTTGGGTGTAGAATCAGATTATAGAAATGCAAACAAAAAATATGTAATACCAAAAAGAAAATATGGATAATTATGGGTGCAGGTTGAGGAAAATTGAAGCCTTATTGGATCTATCAGAAAATGAAGAGTGAGACTTGGTTTTATATTTCTGTGTGAAAACACAAAGGAGGTGAGATGTTGAGAGGAGAGGCTGGCGCGGGTGCAATATAGAAATGGGGATTAAAAATACCCTCCTccaatatttttggaaaaataacaTCAAAGTACAATATCTAATTTTGTCATTTTCTAAAGTTGACATATGTGACATACATTTCCTATTTTAATGTTTCATGCCTTGCTCTTTTGCCCAATAAAACAGTCATATTACCCAAAATACAACATGTTTTGAATTTGGCACCGCCACTGGCTTCTGTCAGCTGTATTTAAAACCATAGCaattttatgaacttactcggAAACAAGTGATGTCAAGCTCATCAACTCACGTCAGCAGGGAGGGGTCACCTCGGGCCGACTTTTTCAGGCCAACTGAACCGGATTTTCGACTTTttataaaaatacccaaaactttttattat
Protein-coding sequences here:
- the LOC107886182 gene encoding ribonuclease TUDOR 1 isoform X1, giving the protein MAASTGGGTGWYKGKVKAVQSGDCLVVMALSSNRPGPPPEKTITLASLISPRLARRGGVDEPFAWNSREYLRKLCIGKEVIFRVEYSVPSIAREFGSVYLGDKNVAMLVVSEGWAKVRVQGQQKGEVSPYVAELLHLEEQAKQQGLGQWSKVPGAAEASIRNLPPSAVGDPSNLDAMGLLAENKGRSMEAIVEQVRDGSTVRVYLLPDFQFVQVFVAGIQAPSMGRRAVTETVVETDLTSDKQNGDVSADEPQADLTSAQRLTVSSAPSAEVSPDPFAPEAKYFTEVRCLNRDVRIVLEGVDKFSNLIGSVYYPEGESAKDLALELVENGLAKYVEWSANMMEDDAKRRLKAAELQAKKTRLRIWTNYVPPVTNSMAIHDQNFIGKVVEVVSGDCIIVSDDSIPYGSLLAERRVNLSSIRCPKMGNPRRDEKPAPYAREAKEFLRTRLIGRQVTVQMEYSRKVTMADGTVAAAAPASADSRVMDFGSVFLMSPVKGDGDDASAAVPSGTGNQQPGLNVAELVVGRGFGTVIRHRDFEERSNYYDALLAAESRAISGKKGIHSAKDPPVMHIMDLTIASAKRAKEFMPFLHRGKRVPAVVEYVLSGHRFKLLIPKETCSIAFSFSGVRCPGRNEPYSEEAIALMRRKIMQRDVEIEVETCDRTGTFLGSLWESRTNMAVTLLEAGLAKLQTSFGTDRIADAHLLEQAEQSAKNQKLKIWENYVEGEEITNGPAVVDNKQKEVLKVVVTEVVDGGKFYVQTVGDQRFSSIQKHLASLSIQEAPVIGAFNPRKGDIVLAQFSMDNSWNRALIVNAPRGGIQSPKDKFEVFYVDYGNQEEVPYGQLRPLDPSVSATPGLAQLCSLAFLKVPVLDDEFGTEAAQFLSEQTLGSSLQFTATVEERNTSGGKVKGQGTGTVLIVTLRAEESEQSINEAMLQEGLARLEKRKRFEAKERKAMLDELEKYQKEAKTARRGIWEYGDVDSDDEEDTLPPVAVAKKSGGKR
- the LOC107886182 gene encoding ribonuclease TUDOR 1 isoform X2, with translation MLVVSEGWAKVRVQGQQKGEVSPYVAELLHLEEQAKQQGLGQWSKVPGAAEASIRNLPPSAVGDPSNLDAMGLLAENKGRSMEAIVEQVRDGSTVRVYLLPDFQFVQVFVAGIQAPSMGRRAVTETVVETDLTSDKQNGDVSADEPQADLTSAQRLTVSSAPSAEVSPDPFAPEAKYFTEVRCLNRDVRIVLEGVDKFSNLIGSVYYPEGESAKDLALELVENGLAKYVEWSANMMEDDAKRRLKAAELQAKKTRLRIWTNYVPPVTNSMAIHDQNFIGKVVEVVSGDCIIVSDDSIPYGSLLAERRVNLSSIRCPKMGNPRRDEKPAPYAREAKEFLRTRLIGRQVTVQMEYSRKVTMADGTVAAAAPASADSRVMDFGSVFLMSPVKGDGDDASAAVPSGTGNQQPGLNVAELVVGRGFGTVIRHRDFEERSNYYDALLAAESRAISGKKGIHSAKDPPVMHIMDLTIASAKRAKEFMPFLHRGKRVPAVVEYVLSGHRFKLLIPKETCSIAFSFSGVRCPGRNEPYSEEAIALMRRKIMQRDVEIEVETCDRTGTFLGSLWESRTNMAVTLLEAGLAKLQTSFGTDRIADAHLLEQAEQSAKNQKLKIWENYVEGEEITNGPAVVDNKQKEVLKVVVTEVVDGGKFYVQTVGDQRFSSIQKHLASLSIQEAPVIGAFNPRKGDIVLAQFSMDNSWNRALIVNAPRGGIQSPKDKFEVFYVDYGNQEEVPYGQLRPLDPSVSATPGLAQLCSLAFLKVPVLDDEFGTEAAQFLSEQTLGSSLQFTATVEERNTSGGKVKGQGTGTVLIVTLRAEESEQSINEAMLQEGLARLEKRKRFEAKERKAMLDELEKYQKEAKTARRGIWEYGDVDSDDEEDTLPPVAVAKKSGGKR